A section of the Bacillus pumilus genome encodes:
- the yajC gene encoding preprotein translocase subunit YajC, giving the protein MDGGMGSIIMIVVMFAVLYFLLIRPQQKQQKAVRQMQQSLSKGDKIVTIGGLHGEIDYIDESKVVIKTSENNRLTFDRRAIRELADKG; this is encoded by the coding sequence ATGGATGGTGGTATGGGTTCAATCATTATGATTGTTGTCATGTTTGCTGTGCTTTACTTCTTATTAATCCGTCCACAGCAAAAGCAACAAAAAGCTGTGCGTCAGATGCAGCAATCTTTATCAAAAGGCGATAAAATCGTCACAATCGGTGGTTTACACGGTGAAATCGACTACATTGATGAATCAAAAGTGGTCATCAAAACAAGCGAAAACAACCGTTTAACTTTCGATCGTCGTGCTATTAGAGAATTAGCTGACAAAGGCTAA
- a CDS encoding TIGR04086 family membrane protein — protein sequence MQETKQIGKGILSGLMAIFIVMIVTSLLVSLMLTFTSMQEASFKWMIMILSFVALLLGGIISGGKAKERGWLIGAITSLTFSVTVFLFQYLGFGETFSPEQFIYHGAFLGICMFGGMIGVNLRGK from the coding sequence ATGCAGGAAACGAAACAAATCGGAAAAGGGATTTTATCCGGCTTAATGGCGATTTTTATCGTCATGATTGTCACAAGCTTACTTGTATCGCTTATGCTTACCTTCACAAGTATGCAGGAAGCATCGTTTAAATGGATGATTATGATTTTGTCCTTTGTGGCACTTTTATTAGGCGGGATCATTTCTGGAGGAAAAGCAAAGGAGCGCGGCTGGCTCATTGGTGCGATCACTTCGCTGACCTTTTCTGTCACTGTATTCTTGTTTCAATATTTAGGGTTTGGAGAAACTTTTTCACCAGAGCAGTTCATCTATCATGGGGCATTTTTAGGCATTTGTATGTTCGGCGGAATGATTGGCGTCAATCTTCGAGGCAAATAA